The Hevea brasiliensis isolate MT/VB/25A 57/8 chromosome 9, ASM3005281v1, whole genome shotgun sequence nucleotide sequence AGCTGTATTTGGAGAACCAAAGTATTGTTGAAGAGAACGAGAAGCTGAGGAAGAAAGCCAATCTTCTGCACCAAGAAAACTTGGCTTTAATGTCAGAATTTCGAAAGAAATTCCCTCATTTGGATCGCTTCTCTTCCACTCTTTTTCTTTTACATAATAAACACTAATGTTTATGAGAGATTTTTTttccttattaaaaaaaaaagactatcttcatctcttttaatttctttcttttttatattttcttctccttcttcttctaaGTAATAATATGTTAATAAGATGTAATGGGTTTGTCTAGAAGTAGATGTTGCTATTAATATCATGGTAAATGATGATGAAAGTGATGAAATATTGTATACCAACTAAATATCATTTAATgattttctctttattttaattttggaaGTTGATGTATCAACCAAAAGCTTTAATGATTCTCGTATTTCCTTAGTTTCGAAgcctgaaaatgaaaaaaaaaatgtggatatcgtttttatttgattatgtatatataattctACTGAATTTTTGATAAATATCATCTTCATAGCTTTGAAGTTACAAATTCAAACTAcagttaaattattttatatatatagatttagcgtttcttttaattttttttttttaagtcaagATTTACACTTGACGGGATTTTGTCTGGTTGGTGATGCTTACCTTGATTGTTGGGTTTTGTAACTTGAATTTAGTTAGGGCTAaactttttataaaaaatttaaagaaaaaaaagccAAAAGATGTTCCCTAAATAGCAAATGGTGGGTATTAATCTTAATTAGATTTTAAactttaaat carries:
- the LOC110644867 gene encoding protein LITTLE ZIPPER 2-like isoform X2 translates to MGTNRVDKFPSPPFYPAKRKQRSKKPKVQVLGLSRRRCKEEDEGKDMELKNLKLYLENQSIVEENEKLRKKANLLHQENLALMSEFRKKFPHLDRFSSTLFLLHNKH
- the LOC110644867 gene encoding protein LITTLE ZIPPER 2-like isoform X1; protein product: MGTNRVDKFPSPPFYPAKRKQRSKKPKVQVLGLSSRRRCKEEDEGKDMELKNLKLYLENQSIVEENEKLRKKANLLHQENLALMSEFRKKFPHLDRFSSTLFLLHNKH